GGTTCTTTCGGATTTTTGACCCGCGCGTTTATTGAATCTATCGATGAAGTAAGCAACAGCTCCGTGGAGGCGCTAAGAGCGACTGGAGCTTCTTATTTCTCCATCATCTTCCAATCTGTCATTCCTTCAAGCATTCCTCAATTGCTGAGTTGGATCCTTTTTATGGTGGAAACGAATATCCGCCAAGCGACATTAATTGGCATTTTAACGGGGACGGGAATCGGGTTTCTGTTCAGCTTGTATTACAAAAGCCTGAATTATAGCTCCGCCTCATTGGTGGTACTCGTGATTGTGGCTGCCATTATGCTGATAGAAGCCATTTCCAATTATGTCAGGAGGGTGATTCTCTAGCATGGAACTCCATGAAATTGCCAAAAAAACCATTGACGGAACCAGAGGGCCGAAGGGGTTTCCAGATAAACACATTAAGGCTAAACCTTTCAGCCATGCCGCGCTTGTGATTCAGCTTACCTTAGGTATGCTGGCAGCTTTGAGCATATATGGGTTTGCAACTTTTGACTATAAGAATATAAATCTGCTGGACAGCATCCAATCAACCGCGGTGACGATCAAAACGATGTTCTTGGAACCCCATTTGAAGCACTTTACATTCGGGGAAGCCCTTATGCAAGTTATCATCACATTAGGTTTGGCTTTTCTTACCACGCTGTTCGGTGCTGTCATTGCCTTGTTTCTAGCTTTATTGGCGGCACGCAATCTATCTACAGGCACAGCTTCGATTATCATTAAAGCGGGCGTAACTTTCATCAGAGCTGTTCCTACTGTATTATGGGTACTGATTTTTGCCGTTGCTGCTGGACTGGGAAGTGTTGCGGCAGTTATTGGCATGACCTTCCATTCTGTAAGCTATTTGGTCAAAGCTTATTCGGAGTCGTTCGAAGAACTAGACAAGGGGGTAATTGAAGCGCTGAAAGCTAGCGGTGCTACTTGGTGGCAGATTGTGTTTCAAGCTGTCATTCCTTCGTCTGTTACGTATTTGATATCATGGACATTCACGCGCTTTGAGATCAACTTTGCTGTTGCTGTTGCTATGGGAGCGGCAGCCGGCGCAGGTGGAATCGGGTTTGATATGTTTATGGCTAGTGGTTTTTATTATGACGTTAGAGAAGTCGGGGTTGTTACCTATTTTATTCTCTTCTTTGCTGTTCTGTTGGAAATTCTGGCCACAAGAATTAAGAAGAAGCTTAGAGCGAAGGTGTAGATATGGTTAGCTGAAATCGTACGGCTCACACTTTATCCGGTGGAGCCGTGTTTGTGCGCGGGGGAGGACACTCAGCAGTTTCCGCATACAGGGAGGAGCGGTATTTGGCAGGAGGCATCCCTACGTGCTTGCGAAACAGCCGGAAGAAATAATTCATGTCGGGGATGCCGACTTTGAGGCTGATTTCCCGCAAGGAAAGGTCGGAGTGCTCCAGCAGATTTCGCGCCTTCTGGATGCGAATTCTATTCATATATTGGAGCGGCGTTAAGCCGGTATGTTTCTTTAAGCATTTGGATATATAATCAATCGAAAAATGCAATGCCTTCGCCATTTCTTCAAGCCGAAATGGCTTTTCGCTTTGTTCACCCAGATAGGCGATGATGTCGTCGCAGAGCTGCCTGCTCGATTGATTGTGGGAAGACTTGGCGAAATTCTGAAGCATGATGAGGAGCTGCCCGAACATAATTTGAAGCGGGAGCATCTTCTCAAGTTCGGAACGATTGTGAAGCTCAATAAGGTCGTCCAAGAGAGACCATAGTTGCCCTGTGTTAAGTTCCTTGAATTTGGGCAGGTAGATGACATGTTCTTGCGGTTCGTGGTCCTTATAGGTGCTGATGGGGAGAATGGCATGCCAACGGATTTCCTCGGCGGGAACCAGATGCTGGGCTGGTGGGTGTTGGACATGCAAATAGTAGACCAGCGTGTCTTGCTGGCAAGCTATATGGCTGTAGTGACGTTTGCCTGGTTCTAAGACCAACATCTGATTTTCGCTGATTTCGTAGGGAATCCCGTCTTCTGTCATATACAAAGTACCTCTGCGTACGATAATGATATCGTATAGATGGAAAACCCGATCAAGATGACTGTATGACTTAGGGAAATTCACTTTATTGATCATGACCAAAACAGGAAGGGGCGGTATAGAAAGCTCGAGACATAGCATGAAAATCAACCTTTGCCATTATTTTGTGGCCTAAGTATAGTCCTTTGCTTGTCAGGATGCAAGTGATAAAAACTGATTTTGTACTTAAGTTCACTGATTATCTGAATAGTAAGATGGAGGGAGTGCTTCTATAATGAAAGAAGAACATGACCTTTCCTACTAGAATGGAGTGACGTTGAGGATGACCAAAAACTTATACGAAAAATTGCTGCCAGCTCCCCGAAATGGCGGATTCCAGATGACAGACTACTGGGTCTGGTGCGGTTCGGTTGTGCAGGGTGAGGACGGACAATTCCACATGTTTGCCTCGCGTTGGCCCAAACATCTTCCCATGCATCCTGGATGGCTCGTCCATTCAGAGGTCGTGCGGGCCGTTGCCGCTGCGCCGGAAGGGCCGTATGAATTTGCGGAAGTTGTTCTTCCGGCAAGAGGAGCCGAGTATTGGGATGGCCGCAGTACGCATAACCCTCATATTGTAAAGCACGCTGATAAATATCTTCTCTACTATATGGGGACAACTTATCCGTTTCCTGACGTCTTGCCAGGCGAAGCGTATGGGCTGGATGATCCGCGCTGCATAGTTGCCAGAGCAAACAAACGGATCGGGCTGGCTATTGCGGATCATGTTGAAGGCCCTTGGGAGAGGCTTGATTCTCCAATCCTAGGCGTTCGCCCTGGCAAATTTGACAGCTATCTAACGTCGAATCCGGCTCCATGCGTGCATGAAGACGGTTCCGTGCTGCTGATTTACAAATCCAGAGCCTACAAAGGCCATACATATAGTGATATGGCACTTGGGGCGGCACGGGCGGATCATTACAGGGGACCCTACCGCGTGTTGAGCGAGGAGCCGTTGTTTCCTCCGGCGGATGTGCATCTGGAAGATCCGTTCATCTGGCAGACAGAGAACGGTTACGCGATGATCGCCAAAGACATGAAAGGGAACGTCGGCGGTGAACGGCATGGCGGCATTCAAGCCTATTCCTCTGATGGTTTGAATTGGCACATCGCCGCTCATCCTAAGGCTTATTCGAGACTTATTACCTGGAACGATGGCACGATTAAACAGATGGGCAATTTTGAAAGGCCGTTTCTGCTTTTTCAAGAGGGCAGACCGACTCATTTGTTCGCCGCTACGGCAGATGGGGAAGGCAACTTCGGAGGCCGGAACACATGGAACATGGTGATACCGATTGGTGATTAGTTATTGAAGCTGCTGGGATTTTGCCTGGCAGTCTTTTTTTTGGGGAATTTGTATGTTTTGGGGCGGTCGCGGAGTTAATGCAGCTGCCTTGTGCGGATGTTAGGGACGTCGTGCGGCTATTACAGTAAAGAGTGTCACTATCGTGGGGAACTAGAGTGCGCAATCGGTCAGGCCCCCTAATTCCGGAGAATCGGTTGTACAACAAGGTGTTATCTTCGTATTGCTTGTTTTTTGAAGCGCTGTCGGCTTCTTTTGCTAGTTAAATGGCGAGCACATAGCTGGACGTATCCATCGATGCTTTTTCTACCCACCTCATAAATGCGGCTGGCGATCGTTTACCGAGGCTTCTATGCATGCGACGATTATTATAAAAATCCATGTACGTATGAATAGCTCGATAAGCTTCTTCAAACGTTTCAAAGCTTTCTTTCCTCAATAAGTCACGCTCTAATGTGGCATGGAATGATTCGATATAGGCATTTTTATTGGGCGTTTTGGGTGGAATCCGCTCGTGAATCATCGTTTCATCCTCACACATGTCTCCAAAAGCCTTGCTAATAAACTGAGGACCGTTGTCTGTGCGAATAATCGGCTTGCTTGCACCTGATGCTATGCGTGAACGTAGAGCGTCTTTAACCGCTTGGCAAACATGCTTAGCTTCGCAGCTGGATCCAAGATGATAGCCGACGATGCTTCGATCAAATACATCGATAATATCCGCGAGATAAAAGAATTGATCATAGCCTGCTACGTACCCATATTTGATGTCTAATTGCCATAGTTGGTTGGACGCGTTAATGGTATGATTGCGGGCTAAACGTCTCGGATAATGAATCTTTTTGCGCCGCTGCGGATTTAAAATACCGAGCTTCTGACATAACCGATACACTTTCTTTTTGTTGATTACAAGGCTATGTTGAACGCGCAAACACTCCGTCAGTAGAACGTAACCATAACTATGCTCCTCACCCGAAACTAGCTCTAACAGCCATTCCTCAATCTGGGCATTGCTTACGATTTGACCCGTATGCGTCTTCGAGTGAAGTGTGGCTGGACGCCCCCTTCCAGGTGCTGAAGGGCGCTTTAGCGAAGAACGCATAACTTTGTGACGGTCGTAGTAGGTCGAAGAAGCCACATTAGTTAGGCGCAGTACAGTCGTTATGGGATGTCCCTGCTCGATGAACGTTTGGGCAATGTTGAGTTTATCTTCGAGGCAGGGCTGGACTTTTTTACAAGTTCTCTCAGAATATTGTTTTCCAACTCTTTCTCTCCGAGTGCTTTTAGCGCACAAGCATATTTTTCTTCCAGTTCAGCTAGGCGCTTGGATTCAGCCATACGTTCATCTAATGTTGGTAACGCATCATCCCCAAAGGTCTCTTGATATTCCTTTACCCAGTTACGGATGGTTTTTGGCGATACATCATATCTTCGCGAAAGAACACCCGTCTTAATTCCACCAAGCGCTTCTTGAGCTACCTTGAAACGCACTTCTTCAAACACCTTGTTACGTTGTTGCACGGTATTCGCCTCCCTAATAAAAAGTGTACCTTATTTCCCGTGGTATTCTCCAATCTAATTAGGGGGCTTAATAGCAATTATAGCCGAAAGTGTCAAAATAGCTAGGTTGCGGGAACTACAGGGCGCTATTATAGCCGAAAGTGTGAAAATAGCTAGGTTGAGGGAACTAGAGTGCGCAATTATAGCCGAAAGTGTCAAAATAGCTAGGTTGAGGGAACTACAGGGCGCTATTATAGCCGAAAGTATCAAAATAGCTAGGTTGCGGGAACTACAGTGCGCTATTATAGCCAAAAGTGTCAATATGGCAAGGTCGAGGGAACTAGAGTGCGCTATTTTGCTCTTTGGTGGAAAATTCGGCGCTTTTTGTGGAAATAAGACCCTGTAGTTCCGCTACTGCTCTAGGAAATCTGCTTTTTGCCTAAATAGGGTCCTGTAGTTCCCCTAAATGGATTTCCTTAAGGGGATCACTATTTATAGAATTCCCATTACGTGAAATAAGGCAGCTAAAGGTGCTTATTTGTTCGAATTTCGCCTGTAGCGGCTTGTACGAGCTTAGTATCTTTATTTTTGGCGTCAACTGCCGTTTTCTTCAACAGGCTATGGGCAAGCGGAAACTTTTGAAAGCACGGTTGCTCTTTCTATCGCCAAACACGAGCTTGAACTTGCTCATACGTCGGACCGCAAGCACCATGCGGAGGCGATACACCTAGTGCCCAGGGTGCTGGATTTCATAGGCATTTTCGTTTTCTCCCCCGCAACTGCTGCCTAATCAATCTGTCATTCTAATGAACTGTATGCTGCTTATTGACGAAAAAATGGCGTGTTTAGAAATCTAATGAACTGAATTGGCGTTATCGAGTTGTTTATTGGCGGAATGGTGATCATTTACATGAAATAACGCCTCGGGGATTCATTAGATTTTAAAAATGATCTATTTTGATCAAATAAAGGTTATTGAGTTCGTTAGGCGACCGGCAAATAGTGCGAGGAGACTACGTTTGGATTAACCCGATTGAAGCAGCACGATAGAGGCAGCAGGATAGAGGCGGCGGGATAGAGGCAGCACGACAGAGGCAGCGCGATTAATTACGGAGCAAATGTCGCAAAATCTGAATGGTGGAATATTACAAGCACCCACCCATTATTGCACGGAAGAACCCAGCAGCCCTTGAGGCTGCTGGGTTTTGATGCTTCTAATGAAAGCCGAGCTTCACCGCCATGCTGTAGCCAGCCGGACCGAAGTTATACCTTTTGCGCAGTTCGATTAGGTTGGGACCGAATGTTTGTTCCAGCGTTTCACGGTGCACGTGCATAATCTCATAGATGTAGAGGTCATGGATAATGACCTCCGTGATCGGCATGACGAGACCTGGGTGCATGGTCCAAGCGGCGCGGCTGTCCGTTCCAAGAGAAACGATACCGGCAACCACTTCGCGGTCGTCTATGCTCGCCACAATCCAACGTCCGCCGTATTCCCGTGTAATCTCTTCACTCGAATCGTGCGGGTACACTTGCGCAAAATCGAACTGCAGTTCTCCATAAACGACGATCAGAATTTCGACGCCTCGTTCCGCAGCCCTGCGCAGTTCCGGCTCCAACAGTTTGGCTTCTTCTGTCCAGATTTCAAGCAAGACACGACCAGTAGCCCGATTGATCGCTTCCGACGCCCGGCTTAGAATGGCATCAAACCCAGTGATATTCCAAATGTTTTCCCGATTTAAGGAGACATACGAGTAATGGGCGAGCGCTGTCTCAGCTGCTTCGAAGGAGGAGTCGATTTTGCTTTTCTTCAGCCGCATCAGCTCTTGCGGCGGCAGTGGCGTGTATAACGAAGGATCTTCGTGACTGACCATAACTTCGCCGCGCTCCACCATTCCGCTTAGCACTTCATAGATTTTGGAACGAGGGACACCCGAGTTCAATGAAATCGCATACCCTGATAAAGGAGATTTATCTAGGAGCGCAAGGTACGCTTTGGCTTCATATTCGGTAAAATTCAAATCCTGCAACATCTTAATGATTTCTATTTTCATTTAGTAATTTCCTACCTCCACGTCGTAGATAAGGCCGTTTCTTTCACTATATCCGATCTACTCCATTATTACACTTGACAGGAGATAGTGCCAATAGTGTACCATGATTGTAGTGGCTACAAAAGTAGCTACTATAATGAAATTCTAAGAATTACTTGGAGGTATGGCATGGATGCAACGAAAGAGATCCAAAAGGTACGATTAACCAAGGCGCAAACAAGCAGCAGTCTTTATCTAATCGCTGTCATTATCGCTATTTTGCTATGGAGCACCTCGTTTGTTGGGACTAAGATTGCCTACAATTCCTTTCCTCCTCTTACATTGGGGGCGGCCCGTTTTGTAATTGCATCGATTATTTTAGGCGCGATTATGCTGTCTAGAAAAGAATTTATAAGGCCTGCACCTAAGGATCTGGGATTGATGGCACTGAGCGGAATTCTGGGAACGACTCTTTATTTTGCGCTGGAGAATATCGGACTTGAGCAGACAACCGCATCGAGCGCTGCGCTGATTGTCGCTTCTTACCCTGCCATAACAGCGCTGCTTGAGTTCATTTTTTATCGCGTGAGAATTTCCTGGCTGAAGGGACTCGGGATTGTTATGGCCGTAGTCGGCGTGTATCAGATTTCTGGCGGCAGTTTAGGGGGGAGTTCAGGACAGCTGAAGGGCAACCTCATTCTAATTCTGGCGGGCGTTGTGTTCGCAGCTTATAATTTTACCACACGTAAAGTTGTCAAAAATTATTCAATGGTAACCGTTTCGTTCTATCAGACGATCGCAGGAACACTTGCATTCATTCCGCTTGCGCTAATTGAAAGGTCAAGATGGCAGGTGCCTAGCACAGAGTCTCTCTGGATGCTGCTTTATCTGGGAGTATTCTGCTCTGTAACAGCTTTTATGCTTTATAATTATGGACTGAGGAAGCTCAGTTCAGGTACTGCTATGGCGTTGATGAACCTTGTCCCTCTCTTTGGCGTGCTATTCTCAACCGTATTCCTGCATGAAGTCTTACATATATTTGATCTGATCGGTGGACTGATCATTATTGTTGGGGTTATTTTGAGTGTGAGGGACTAGTGAGAAGGCGGTTTTCAGACTCAATGGGCATCTAACGAACTGTATGATGCTTATTGATGAGAAAATGGCTTGTTTGGCGGTATAATGAACTGGATTCGCGTTATCGAGCAAATTTTAAGCGGGAAAGTGATAGTTTGTACGAAATAGCGCATCTGGAAATCGTTAGATTTTCAAAATGCGCTATTTTGGCTGAATAAAGGGTATGGAGTTCGTAAGGGCCGCCATCCCAATTATTACCTTCACACAACAGGCACAGTCGACTTGAAACGATCTCCCAATTCGCTGATCGTGTTGCAGTAATGAAAGATGGCGTTATTCAAGAGATGGGCGAAACGGGCGTGGTTCTGTCCGACCCCAAGTCGGACTATGCGAAAGCTTTGTTGAACGCGGTATCTTTTGCTACAACGTAGTTTTATACTGATCTAGGTTCCTATATATGGTAAAATGAGTATATAGTGAGATTGGGGATGTGATTCTTAATGACTGAGCAAATTGAGAAAAGTGGAATCAGAGGACATCACAAGAAAGCAATCATCAACCTAGTGAATCGTTTACAACAGGATTCGGATTATTTGGCTGTGATTATTACGGGCTCTGTGGCTAAAGGATTAGCACGTGAGGATTCAGATATTGACTGTTATTTGGTTGTAAAAGATGAGATATTCCAGGACCGGAAACAGCGGGATCGTTTGTTTTATTATGCAGAAGATGGCTGCGATTACAAGGGGGGTTATTATGACGGGAAAATTATCAATTCTGATTTCCTGCAGGCAGCGGTAGAAAAGGGGAGTGAGCCGACACGCGCCTCTTTTGAAGGAGCGATCGTCGCCTTTTCTCGAATACCAAACTTGGACGAACTTGTCAGTCGTATATCCGTGTATCCGGAAGATCGGCGGGAGAGTAACTTTAAGGACTTCTTTGCTCAAGTGGAGTTGTACGGAGGATATTTCGCTGATCGAGCGTTAGCCTTGAATAACGCATACTTATTATCGCAAGCGGTTAGTCAAGTTGCATTATTTGCAGGACGATTGATTCTTGCTTATAATAGAACACTCTTTCCCTGCCATAAATCAATGATGAGTTCGTTGGAGAGGGTACCTGAAAAACCAAAATCATATGTGCAATTGCAGAATGAGATGCTTGCTAGGCCAAACAAAGAAACAATCAGCACATTCGTTGAGTGCGTTCGTTCCTTCCACGATTGGGGAATTACGCCGAATGAATCAGTCAGCCGCTTTATCGTGAACAACGAATGGAATTGGTTGGAAGGTGAACCTCCCCTCAGTGACCGCTAGCGAGAACTAGGTATTTTATGAAGGAGGCAAATAGATGATGAAGCTTCGCTGTGCCATTCTAGACGACTACCAGCAAGTGGCGTTGACTGCCGCGGATTGGTCCCGGATTTCGGACAAGGTGGAAGTCAAGAGTATTGATCGGCATATCGATCAACCGAGTGAACTGGTTGAACAGATTTCCGACTGTGAGATTGTAGTGATTATGCGTGAACGGACTCCTTTCCGTGCAGCGCTTCTTGCTCAGCTTCCCCGCTTGAAGCTGCTAATTACTACAGGCATGCGCAATGCGTCGATCGACATGACCGCAGCCGCTTCGCAAGGCGTTATCGTTTGCGGCACGGGAGGCGCAGGCAACGCAACCGCCGAGCTCACGTGGGCTTTGTTATTGGGGCTAGCCCGCAACATTGTGCAGGAGCACAACGCGATCCGCAGCGGTCAGTGGCAAAGTACGATTGGAACGGATTTGTATGGGAAGAAGCTTGGCGTACTTGGACTCGGCAAACTGGGCAGCAAAATCGCTAAATTCGGACAAGCGTTCGGCATGGACGTCATGGCGTGGAGCCAGAATTTAACGAAAGAGCGAGCGGACGAAGTTGGCGTGCGATTAGCAGCCTCCAAGGAAGAACTTCTGGAGAACAGCGACTTTGTGTCCATTCATCTTGTATTAAGCGACCGGACAAGAGGGTTAATTGGCGCCGTAGAGCTCAAACGTATGCGTCCTTCGTCATACCTGATCAATACGTCCCGCGCTCCAATCGTGGATCAGGCTGCACTTGCTGAAGCTTTGCAGAACGGCTGGATCGCTGGCGCCGCGGTAGATGTTTTCGAGGTGGAACCGCTGCCTAAGGACGATATCTACCGGTCGCTTCCGAATCTTCTTACTACGCCGCATATTGGCTATGTATCGAAAGCGAATTATGAAGCTTTTTATACAGATGTAGTTGGAAATATTGAAGCTTATTTATCCGGAAGTCCGGTTCGAACGCTTTCTTGATTTATTGAAAGATGAGCTTTACTAAGGTTTACCATGATCTAGTTCCTGTGGCATATGCTGCAGGTTTTTTTATATTTGACATGCAACCAAATTGTTGCATATAATTGAGGTATGGATAAACTCTTTAAAGCACTTGCTGATGGCACACGCAGAGAATTGCTCGACCTCTTGTTCGCGAATAACGGACAATCCTTAGGAGAACTTTGTAAACAAATGACAATGAGTCGTCAAGCTGTTACGAAGCACCTTTTGCTGCTGGAAGAGGCAAATTTAGTTACTATCGTTTGGCAAGGCCGTGAAAAGCTGCATTATCTTAACCCGGTACCTATCGGGGAAATTTATGAGCGCTGGATCGGCAAGTTTGAGCGTCACCGGATCGAGGCATTAAACACACTAAAGCAAGCCTTAGAGGAGGATACTAATCATGAATAAAACTTCATTCGCGTATACGACTTACATCGCAACTACACCCGAGAAACTTTGGGCAGCGCTAACTACCAGTGAATTCACCAAGCAGTATTTTTTCGGTCGTGAAATCGTCTCGGATTGGCAAGTTGGATCTAGCTTTAAATTGATGAATAAAGATAAAGTTGAACATTATGGTGAAGTTCTTGTCTATGAGCCGTATCGATTACTAACCATTTCCTGGAGCGTTAAGGACGTTGAAGTAGAGCGAATGTCTACGGTTACTTATGAATTAACACCCATGGACGCTACTGTAAAACTGTCGCTCCGACACGAGGAATTATTAGACAAGGATATTCGTAAAGATGAAGGCAAGATTGAAGGATTTAATAATGGCTGGCCTGTTATTCTAAGCAATTTAAAGAGCCTGCTTGAAACAGGCCAAACTCTGGCTGCTTTTTAAGATTAAAACTCAGATGAAGTGAATAAATTGGAGCCAAAAGAAGCGAATTATGCCATCAACCATGCAGGTGCATTTTCGGATTTTGGGAACGTCACGGAGGGTATGTCGGAAGGGGAGGGCAACGAGAATCGCAGATCCAAAAGAAGGATTTTTGGACGTCGATCT
Above is a genomic segment from Paenibacillus sp. HWE-109 containing:
- a CDS encoding DMT family transporter: MDATKEIQKVRLTKAQTSSSLYLIAVIIAILLWSTSFVGTKIAYNSFPPLTLGAARFVIASIILGAIMLSRKEFIRPAPKDLGLMALSGILGTTLYFALENIGLEQTTASSAALIVASYPAITALLEFIFYRVRISWLKGLGIVMAVVGVYQISGGSLGGSSGQLKGNLILILAGVVFAAYNFTTRKVVKNYSMVTVSFYQTIAGTLAFIPLALIERSRWQVPSTESLWMLLYLGVFCSVTAFMLYNYGLRKLSSGTAMALMNLVPLFGVLFSTVFLHEVLHIFDLIGGLIIIVGVILSVRD
- a CDS encoding ArsR/SmtB family transcription factor, with the protein product MDKLFKALADGTRRELLDLLFANNGQSLGELCKQMTMSRQAVTKHLLLLEEANLVTIVWQGREKLHYLNPVPIGEIYERWIGKFERHRIEALNTLKQALEEDTNHE
- a CDS encoding D-2-hydroxyacid dehydrogenase family protein is translated as MMKLRCAILDDYQQVALTAADWSRISDKVEVKSIDRHIDQPSELVEQISDCEIVVIMRERTPFRAALLAQLPRLKLLITTGMRNASIDMTAAASQGVIVCGTGGAGNATAELTWALLLGLARNIVQEHNAIRSGQWQSTIGTDLYGKKLGVLGLGKLGSKIAKFGQAFGMDVMAWSQNLTKERADEVGVRLAASKEELLENSDFVSIHLVLSDRTRGLIGAVELKRMRPSSYLINTSRAPIVDQAALAEALQNGWIAGAAVDVFEVEPLPKDDIYRSLPNLLTTPHIGYVSKANYEAFYTDVVGNIEAYLSGSPVRTLS
- a CDS encoding helix-turn-helix transcriptional regulator, coding for MLCLELSIPPLPVLVMINKVNFPKSYSHLDRVFHLYDIIIVRRGTLYMTEDGIPYEISENQMLVLEPGKRHYSHIACQQDTLVYYLHVQHPPAQHLVPAEEIRWHAILPISTYKDHEPQEHVIYLPKFKELNTGQLWSLLDDLIELHNRSELEKMLPLQIMFGQLLIMLQNFAKSSHNQSSRQLCDDIIAYLGEQSEKPFRLEEMAKALHFSIDYISKCLKKHTGLTPLQYMNRIRIQKARNLLEHSDLSLREISLKVGIPDMNYFFRLFRKHVGMPPAKYRSSLYAETAECPPPRTNTAPPDKV
- a CDS encoding TrmB family transcriptional regulator, whose protein sequence is MKIEIIKMLQDLNFTEYEAKAYLALLDKSPLSGYAISLNSGVPRSKIYEVLSGMVERGEVMVSHEDPSLYTPLPPQELMRLKKSKIDSSFEAAETALAHYSYVSLNRENIWNITGFDAILSRASEAINRATGRVLLEIWTEEAKLLEPELRRAAERGVEILIVVYGELQFDFAQVYPHDSSEEITREYGGRWIVASIDDREVVAGIVSLGTDSRAAWTMHPGLVMPITEVIIHDLYIYEIMHVHRETLEQTFGPNLIELRKRYNFGPAGYSMAVKLGFH
- a CDS encoding nucleotidyltransferase domain-containing protein, whose protein sequence is MTEQIEKSGIRGHHKKAIINLVNRLQQDSDYLAVIITGSVAKGLAREDSDIDCYLVVKDEIFQDRKQRDRLFYYAEDGCDYKGGYYDGKIINSDFLQAAVEKGSEPTRASFEGAIVAFSRIPNLDELVSRISVYPEDRRESNFKDFFAQVELYGGYFADRALALNNAYLLSQAVSQVALFAGRLILAYNRTLFPCHKSMMSSLERVPEKPKSYVQLQNEMLARPNKETISTFVECVRSFHDWGITPNESVSRFIVNNEWNWLEGEPPLSDR
- a CDS encoding transposase, giving the protein MQQRNKVFEEVRFKVAQEALGGIKTGVLSRRYDVSPKTIRNWVKEYQETFGDDALPTLDERMAESKRLAELEEKYACALKALGEKELENNILRELVKKSSPASKINSTLPKRSSSRDIP
- a CDS encoding IS3 family transposase, producing MASSTYYDRHKVMRSSLKRPSAPGRGRPATLHSKTHTGQIVSNAQIEEWLLELVSGEEHSYGYVLLTECLRVQHSLVINKKKVYRLCQKLGILNPQRRKKIHYPRRLARNHTINASNQLWQLDIKYGYVAGYDQFFYLADIIDVFDRSIVGYHLGSSCEAKHVCQAVKDALRSRIASGASKPIIRTDNGPQFISKAFGDMCEDETMIHERIPPKTPNKNAYIESFHATLERDLLRKESFETFEEAYRAIHTYMDFYNNRRMHRSLGKRSPAAFMRWVEKASMDTSSYVLAI
- a CDS encoding glycoside hydrolase family protein, with the translated sequence MTKNLYEKLLPAPRNGGFQMTDYWVWCGSVVQGEDGQFHMFASRWPKHLPMHPGWLVHSEVVRAVAAAPEGPYEFAEVVLPARGAEYWDGRSTHNPHIVKHADKYLLYYMGTTYPFPDVLPGEAYGLDDPRCIVARANKRIGLAIADHVEGPWERLDSPILGVRPGKFDSYLTSNPAPCVHEDGSVLLIYKSRAYKGHTYSDMALGAARADHYRGPYRVLSEEPLFPPADVHLEDPFIWQTENGYAMIAKDMKGNVGGERHGGIQAYSSDGLNWHIAAHPKAYSRLITWNDGTIKQMGNFERPFLLFQEGRPTHLFAATADGEGNFGGRNTWNMVIPIGD
- a CDS encoding SRPBCC family protein; this encodes MNKTSFAYTTYIATTPEKLWAALTTSEFTKQYFFGREIVSDWQVGSSFKLMNKDKVEHYGEVLVYEPYRLLTISWSVKDVEVERMSTVTYELTPMDATVKLSLRHEELLDKDIRKDEGKIEGFNNGWPVILSNLKSLLETGQTLAAF
- a CDS encoding PhnE/PtxC family ABC transporter permease, producing the protein MELHEIAKKTIDGTRGPKGFPDKHIKAKPFSHAALVIQLTLGMLAALSIYGFATFDYKNINLLDSIQSTAVTIKTMFLEPHLKHFTFGEALMQVIITLGLAFLTTLFGAVIALFLALLAARNLSTGTASIIIKAGVTFIRAVPTVLWVLIFAVAAGLGSVAAVIGMTFHSVSYLVKAYSESFEELDKGVIEALKASGATWWQIVFQAVIPSSVTYLISWTFTRFEINFAVAVAMGAAAGAGGIGFDMFMASGFYYDVREVGVVTYFILFFAVLLEILATRIKKKLRAKV